The Equus asinus isolate D_3611 breed Donkey chromosome 25, EquAss-T2T_v2, whole genome shotgun sequence genomic sequence GGACCCACTTAGCACATCTGGCCGCCACCAGCCCCCCTTCTCCGACCCCGAGCCTCGGCCTGACACCCCTCGCATGCCAGTCAGGCGACCACAACTCACCAGGCCAAGAGAGAGGAAGCGCTGAGGAGAGAGggttggggagagaggaagagcggGGAAAGCCCAGCGGTCTGACCTATTTATACCCTGGCCAGGCCCTGCCCATGacaggggatgggggagagggaaagacagCCCTCCTGCTGTGGGCTGATGTGGTTTAAGTGCCTCGGCCCCCTCCACCAGCCCAGCCTGGAAACCCAGCTTCCGGCCCCAGGCTGGCACAGATACAGGTGAACAATGGGAGAGCCCTAGGGGGCACAGGTGAGGGCCTCAGTGGAGTACGCCCCTCCCCAGTGGGCACAGCTCAGCGTGAGTTTTAGGGACCTGGAGGAAGGGGCGGTTTGTGCCTGGAGTAGAGGGACAAGGAGGGAATGGTCCCACCCAGCAGCTTGGAAAGGGGATCCAGGGGTCGTGGGTGACAGGTAGGATATTGTCCTGGAAATGTGGCTGCCCAGAAACTAAGGGAGGGGACCCCAGGCTCAGTGCTGTAGGACAGCTCActctgcccttctcccctccccatagTGCTCTCTGCCATGCTGGgtcaggcccagggcaggagctgggggtCTGGGATGCGGAACAGGTTAACACCCAAAGGAGACCTTGGAACCAGACAGACACATCAGTGGAGAAAGGTCTGGGTGAGGGAGGGATGCAGTGGGGAGTGGGAGTCCAGCgtggaggctcagagatgcaCTGAAGGCACCCAGAGCGGGTGGGCTGGGTAGAGTGTCAGGAGGGGGAGCTTAGAGCTGGGATGGGTACCAGGAATGAAGAATGCAGGTTGGGATGGAAAGTTGGAGGTGAAATGGCACAAATGGGGGAGGAAAGGATCAGGGTTAACCTCTCAGGGTGGGGTATGAACTCAGGGATTGAGTGGGGGTCAGAAGTTGGGGGTGAAGGGCTGGGGTCTGACTCAAGGTatccccttcctcctccaaaGCAGGGCACCCCTCCCTGGCTGGGTGAGCAACACCCTGATCAGACGTCAGACACCCTAATCCTATTAGTGCTGCACTCTGGGCTCCCTCAGCAGGGGGCAGGAAcaaacccaccccacccccaatggCCCCACCCTCAGAGCATCCTGTCACGAGGACTGAGCTCCACCccagcgaacctcaggccgccCTCTCATGCTCCTTGACAGCCCAAGGGAGCTTCTTCTTCAAAAaccccagaaagagagagagagagagagacaccccCCAACCTCCCCTGGACATTGTCCTTGTGTGGACCCCACCCCCTTTTGCTGGGCCGTTGAGACCATTTCGTTTCTGCAGGGTCTGAAACTGCGCTCAGCCTCCTGTCCTCCCATGGAAAAGGCCAGAGGGGAATGAAGACCTCAGCGGGTCTCTGACTCGAGGCCCTGGCTCTTGTCGCAGAAGCAAACCAAGCCAAGTGACACCAGTTCTTTATTAGGAGTTAAACAGGCCCTTTCCCATCATGGTCTCATTCATGCACACACTCTGCTGGGCCTCAACAGCCTCAAACCCATCACCATAGGAAGGCAGCGGCTGGCTGCTCTCCCCATCACTAGCTGTGATCCTGGGGAGGTCCCCTCACATGGGTTCGTGGGTAAAATGGGTTAACATATCAGGGGCAAAGCTGAGAGATTCCAGATGGAGAGAGTACGGGAGTGGGGTGGAGTGTGAGTGACATGCCCAGGACCAGCTCAGCGCAGAGATGGAGCAGGCCCCAGCAGCCCCCGTCCTCTGGCCGGCCCTGTCCACTGGAGCAGAGGCTACTGGGAGCAGGGGGGCTCTGGGGGACCGTCCTCGAAGTAGTCGTGGCAGTAGGTGCAGAGGCAGGCGAGCGAGCGCACGTATTCCACAAAGTCCACCTCACAGTCCTTGTTGGTGTCCAGGACACTCATGAATTTATTGTAGTCACACTCCCGGAACTCCGTCTgtgagggaggggtggggtgaaGGGGCAGGTTGAGGAGAGCACAACAGccttgtgtgcatgcatgtacgTGCGCACGcgggcacgcacacacacacacacactgcttccctccctcccctcctggctgGTCTCACCCAGCCCAACCCACACCTCTTCTGGGGGCCAACCTCACCTACCCATTCTGATAACTCACCCATGTTAACCCCCTccctaatcctcctcctcctcctccacctccttctcctcctcctcctgggatcatttattgagcacctactatgtgctcctgagtgcctactgtgtgctagaccTTCTTCGCCATGATCTCGCTCATCCTCCTGACAACCTTGCAAGGCAGCAGGTATGATGACtgtcaccccattttacagatgaggaaactgagacgcCTGCTGTGTCAGCTCTCTCCCAGAGTCCTCTCCCCAAAGAGCAGCCTCCACCCCTCCTTGCTGTCCTGTGCACAGAGCTCATCCCCAGGTCTCTCCTTGCAGAGACTCTCCAAGCAGTGCTTCCCTGCGGGCTGGTCACCCCGGTACTCACCGGGGTCCAAGTGGGCAGCTCCTTCTGTAGCAGCTCCTTGAGCTCTGCCTGGCAGAGCTTGTGCTTGTCCCCGCAGCGCCCCGCATACTCCCGGAAGGTGCACACGATGGCAGCCACCGCCTGCTCCAGAGGCCTGGCCATCCTCACTGTCACAGAACAAGGATGTGAGTCACGGCAGAGGCCCTCACTGCCCCTCTGCTCACCTCTGCCCTCCGTGTTCCCGGGGACTGCTCTACACCTGTTTTGATCCCCACCAGGCTTCTGGACCCACAAGCTCGCCTCCTCTGAGAGGACCTCCATGATCACACCAGCTGCACTAATTTGCTTCCCTACTGCTCCCCGTTGTGATTTCCCTGGACAGAGGTCTCATTTCCGCAGCATCACTGCAAACCCCTCAAGGAGAGTGCCCCCAACACCACCTGCACCCCCTAACACAGGGGCTCCCTCGGGACTCCCTGATTCCCTCCACCTTTTCTCATCCCCAAAACCCaggaagggctcagtcccacactGCAGCCCCCATGAGATACAGCCCCCTGGTCCTAGAAGCCTCCCCTGCTTCAGAACCCCAGAGCTCCTTCTGTAGAAACTTGCTCAAGGAGGCCCTTGCCCCTGTCCCTGTCCTCAGGCCCGTGGAGAAGCTGGACATTCTCAGGGAGTGTCAGTCCAAGAGGAGCACCCATCGCCTCACCACCATCCCCTCCTCTTGATCTCTCCTCCTCCAAACTCAAGGAAGCTGCATCCAAAAGAAAAACTTCTGGgatcctctctgcctctcactaGCTGTGCAACCCCAATTGAGCCATttaccctctctgagtctcagatgCCTTTTCTGCAAAATGGAGCTAATCTCACCTCACAGCCTTAGTCAGGGACCTGAACCACATGGCCTCTAGAGAAAGCCAGCTGTGGTATTTACCAATCTGTGATCTGCCCCACCTGAGGCCATCCCCCTGTGTCCTGGGGATCTTGAGACAGAAGGCCCTGCATAGGGGTACACTTCAAGAGGGAAAGCCCTTCTCGAAATTGCCCACCCCCTCAATTCCACTGTCCCTTCCTTTCGCCCTTCTGGAAGGATGCCTCCAGCCTGGGAAAACCCTAAGGCAGCCAGGAAGGCAAGTGTTGTTTCCCTGTGAGCCCAGTGACTCATTCCTTGTTCCCCCAGGGGCTAGGCGGCTGGTGATGCAAGGCTGCCAGGGCCAAGGCTCTCTCCCTCATGAGTCCCCCTCTGCTGGGCCCTATGGAACAAATGGTTGGCATGGTTGTGTTTGGGCGGGTGGGCGGAGATAAGAGGAAGGGGAGCATAGGACCAAGCACTGCCTGCGGTCTCACTCTGTGACAGCCCAGGATTGGAGCTGGGTGTCTGGGGTCCCAGGAGAGGAAAGGGCCGTGATCCCAGGGAATAAGGAACTTCAGAGGTGCTGAGCTGCCCTTCTGGGCTCCTGCCAGCCTGCCTGGCGCCACCACTGTTGCTTTTTCAGAAGCTCAGTGCCTGGAGACTGGAGGGAATCCTCTCTTCCCCATGCAGCCCTGGCCTGTCTCAACCCGTTggcaggaatgaaggaaggaggcagggggagggagagggagctaACTGCGGGTAACGCCAACCCTTTTAGCCCATTGCCCCCACCCCAAGGCGCCACCTCAGCTCCGCACATCTCCTATCCCAAGCTTCCTGATAGCCCCTTTCTGTACAAGGGAAGCCCTCACATCATCAGTCCCTGCTGTGGTCATCCCTTTGCCCCCATGCCCAGACCCTGGGCCAGGAGACAGACCCTGAGCTGCCCGACACCCAGTCCAGGGAAGGACCCAGCTGGCACTCACCACTGGTGCTGGCGTTTCAGCTGCAGGATCCTAGAGATGGGACATCCCTATTTGTAGCCtcccaaggaaggaagaaagcaattATGGAGCCCAAGTAGGTCAAGCTGAGGATGCCCCAGGGCTCCCCTTCCATCCTTCACTGGGCAGCCACTATTACAGGCCCCACCCGCCCACCTACCCATGCACACATCAAAggcccactctgggcctcagacACCGCCCTCTTCATCCTCCCTCCGCCCTCCGCCAGAGCTGGGAACTGGGGCCAGCCTTCTGCCCATCTCCTTCCAGCCTAGTTGGAGGAGATGGACTGGGTTAGGCCATCGTATACACCTCCTATCTCTTCACTGTGAACAGGGATCCCAGAAGAACCAAAGTGGGGACACACTTCAGCCTCACCCCTAGAGAATCCTGTGGCAGAGGGGATCTTGGGGAGCATCGGGTTAAGCCCCCTCATTTACAGGTGAAACAACTGAGGCCAGGAGACCCACCCTCCCTGCCTGATCTCCAGATCATGGTCCTTGGTGGCTTTGGGCTGTACGCTGCTTGCTTCCCTGGGGAGATCATCCCTAGGACGTCTCCGAAGTATAGGAGGAAGGTGTGTTTCTCCTGGGGACACTTCCAGCAGGCTAGGCTGAGTTCTCCCCGCACTGCTCTCCAAGTGCTGTGGCTGGATTTGGACTGCAGACTCAGGCATGGGCTGCCTGGAGCTCCTCAGCCTTGTGTCCAGTCCTCCCACTCCATTCAGCACCAAGGCCACATTCCTTGCCGTcccatgggggtgggggtgggtttCTTCTGGCTTTTAGCTTAAACGTGTAGCCCTCTGGGGTCCCAGCATGATGGGGGGTGtcacccttctctcccctcctaaAGTAAGCCCCTGGCTTCAGCTTCTGTCTTTCTCCACAAATCATCAAAGCCAAAGGTCATTTGGGCGTGTTTGGCCAATGCCcttggggcaggagggggcccTGGCACTCTGCTCATTCCTGGAGTCAGCTTTCACTTAGATTTTGATGTCCTCATTCCTTCCTGCCTTGTCAGCTCCTTGATGCTttggaaaaagatttttttcatgctATCCagcatttttttcattgtttttagctGGAGCAGGCACAGGCCACCATGTGACCAGGAATGGAAATCCCCTCATGTCACTTCTCTATTAGCTCCCTCATCCCTCAGCCTGAGAGACccctccccatttcacagaaaaagaatccAAGGCCCAGAAGAGtgtgggagggggaagaggaggtgaGCGCCCAGGACTCTGAGAAGCCCTAATGCTCATGGAGGCAGCCAGAGAGCTAACCTACAAGACCTTGACCTCCCCCGGGGCCAAGCACCAAGACCTTGCTTGTACCATGGTCTCCTTGAAGACTCAGCCCCTGTGGGTGAGGGGAGcgagcagaggggagggaagggaagggagagctgTGATTAGCCCTGTTTTATAGGCAAGGAATTATGGGGAGTAGGGAACAGAAGTGGGGGCCAGAGTGGACCAGCAATTAACTCAGTTCTAGGTCAAGCACTTATTCCCACCTATGCTATCCCAGCTTCGCCACCGGCCACCTCCCTAGAGCAGGGTACCTCACCTCTCCAGGACTCATTTTCCTCACCCATCAGTGATCAAGGATAATCATGGTGACCAATTCACTGGATTGCTGTGGggcttaaatgaattaatatctaCAAAGCTCATCGCCTGGCACATGGAAAGAGCATAAATGTTAACTGAGAGGtggatgacttgcccaaggtcatgcaaccAAAAAGTGGCAGGTCTCGGAACCATTCGTTATTCACATAAAATTTAGAGGCCCCTGTCCTAGGCATTGGAGGTAGAGCCATAAATGAAACAGTTAAGTCCTTGCTCTGTGGAGAAGCCGAGCTAGTGGGAGAAACAGACGTTTACAAATAAATGTAAGACAGACTGGTGATTTGACCGCCAGGAAGAACAGTAATGCGGGGCTAAGGCAAAGAAACGGCGCAGGGCTGGGACGCTCTATACGGGTGGTCAGGGGAGCACACATGTCCTTGTCCCCTGTCCTCTCCTGTTTCTCTGCAGGGCCGCCCCACCCTCCAGGGTGCTGCACCCTTGTTTGCACTGGGAGAGGCTGACTGCAGAGAGGCCAGAGCTCACTCTGGGAGGCGACagctgggagggggtggagggaggtctGGGTATAGGCACATTGTGGCTGGAGGACCCTCACTCCAAGCTCCACCACCCTCTGGCCACCTGACCTTGAGCACGTCCTTTGCATTGTTTGGGACTTAATTTCCTTGCTTCCAAAATGGGTTTGGAAGATGCCTACCCTAAGACTCCaaagtgaaagtgctttgtatCACCTGCTGTTACTGTGGACATGTCAGCGCAGAGGTCTCTGAGTCCAACTCAACAATCCCACGCTGAGTCCCCTCGAtggaggcagcagggaggggggaggtggagggagagaacTAGGCTGTCCCCACCATATCATTTGGTCCACCCTTCTGCCTACACACAGTAGGGGGTAGAGCTGTAATCTCTTCCCTCGCCTTCCCAAGTCCTTCTTGCAGGCTTTGGAATCTTCCTGCCCTGCTGGAAGCTGTTCCCCTGGGTCTACCCTGAATCCCCCTTCTGCTGTGGTTCCAAATGCATTCCACGCTAACAGCCCCTCCAAGCCCCAGCAGGACCCACTGTCCTCCTCCTTTCCCACCCTCTGCGGTCCACACACTCGAGTCTCTACCCTTGGGTGCAGCCCAACACCCTCGGTCCCTCAGCAGAGCTCCCTGCTGCAGATGGGGAGCTGACCACTGAGAGGTGCACCACATCTGGAGGGTGAGGGCCTCTCCCCACGGGAGGAGCGGAAGGGTGTGAGAAGTGACAGCAGATGCTACCAGACCCGGCAGCACTACTTGCAGCACTGACCCGTTCCCTGCCTCTGTCCCCGGCTATCACCACCACCTTACGAATCCCCTGGGGAAATGCCTCACCTCTGAGGATCGATGTCCGGCTCTGCACCTCAGAGAAATAAGATGAAGTGTCCTAGACACTTGGACATTCTGTGTGCTTGTGCCAAAGGGCCTGGGCCCAAGAGACAGTGTGAACCCCCACTCCCATAGCCCCATGGGGTCAATGAACCTTGTCAAACTGAATCACCTCCTTTCTCACCATCTGAGCCAAGGCTGGGGAAGGCGTGGGAAGGGAGACTTGAtgactggggctggagcagggaggCCTTTGCTACAGaattggggagggggcagggagaggagctgAACTGGGATCAAGGAGAGCCTGTGCCCTACCGCCTCTTTGACTGCCAAGTCAATGCCTGCCGGGCCCATTTCCCAGCTGGGAGCAGTGAGGTGGTGGGGAGATCGCATGACCTGAAGACAGGAGCATGGGGAGCCCTATTTCAGTCACTCCCTTGTCTCAGAGCCCACCTTTGCCTTCAGTCTCTCTTTTCTTGGATGGTCAATTGGCTACCAGGAGTGAACCCAAAAGAACAAAGGCTAAAGTGACAGTAGGATGTGAGGAGAGGTGAGCTGTACACTCCTGAGACCCTCCTCCCAGCCACAGTTCCAGGAGGAAGGAATAGAGACCCTGGCCAGCAGTCCTGGGAACAGTGCTGTTTTCTGGACCTTCCAGCTCTCTCCCCCAGCGCAGAgatttggggggaggggcgggatgAGGGAAGATTGTTGAGACCAGCTAGGAACGTCTGGTCTTTGTTTGCCaaataagcagaaggaaaagaaatagcccCATTCTGTCCCCAGCCAGCTGGGGGCAGCTCCAGACGCAGCCAGCTGAGGCCAGTCTCCACCAGCCCAAACAGCCCCGGAACCTGGAACTGAGCCCCAACAGAAGCCAGAATTTACTGTGCTCAATCAGACTAAAATAAGGCAACCTCTAAATAACGCAACTGGGTGGGCCCAGTTCCCGGTTGATTCAGGATCAAGAGACCAAGAGTGTCTAGACTGTGCTCACCCAGGTCCCCTCACCTTCCACTAAGCCAAGGCTTTGGAGACGgcggggggagggaaggaaggcccAGACCACCACCCCTACGTCCCATACAAGTGAGGCCTTTTCTTACAGAGCTGAGCCAAGCCCCAACACTACTCTTTATTTAACCTCTCCCAGCCtctatttcctcctctgtgcAGTGCAGAAACTAATAGCACATCCTCCACCCAAAggctgtgaggattcagtgagacgACGGTCAAACAGGCCAGGCAGAGAGCCTGGCCAGAGGGAGTGCTCCATGAACGGCAGATGCTGCTCCCTCtcggtttcctcgtctgtaaaaagAGACTAATGATAGCTCCTCTCGGGGTTACCATGAGGCTGCAATGACAGTGTGCACAAATGAAGCTTTGAGAGCTGCTGTGGAAATGTTAATTACCATTGTCCTGATGCCCTGACCTATATTCACTGGCTCCCTTTCCTACAGGATATTAGGAAGGTGGGCTTCCCTCTTTTTATCGCTGGGACCTGCCCGGCCTTgcctcgcctgccccagatgcACAGTTAAGGTAGAACAGTAAGTGAGGACAAGCAGGTTGTCCCAGCACCTTCTCACTCGGTTCCTTTCTATCTCTCAGAGGCTCTAGTCTCAACTACCCTGTAAGCAGTTCCCAAGCATCAGAGTTTCCCAGGGACGTAAGACAAGTAAGGAAACGATTCAGGACAATATTGTCTACTGCTTGTCTACTATCCATCCCctctttccttattatttttgaaagaaacccatttttttctttccaagtgtCAACACGTCCAGCTAAAATACTTGGTTGCAGCTAGGACTAGCCATATTACATAGTTCAGGCCAAACAGATCTAAGTGGAAATCCTGGAGAGAATACTTCTTGcataataaaaaggcaaagtcTCTTGAGGTAAACCTTTTTGCACCTTACTTTTCCTCTGTCTTCCAGCCTGAAACATGGGCAGTGAGACCTGTAGGTATAGCATCCATCTTGTGATCATGAAGCAACACGCATGAGGGGAAAAGCAGACATGCTGTAGATTACAgagcaaaaagatgaaaagacactGGGTGTCATGTGGCACCTCTGGGCCCCTGAACCAACCCTGAAGGGCCTGCCCCGGCCTTCTTGTTATGGAAGGCAACGAAAGCCACTATTATTAGTCGGGTTATCTGCAACTCAAAGCTGAATGAATGCCTAACTGGTAGAGAATTTCATATCTGAAAGTAGAGTCTTCAAGCAAAAGAATCTAAAATATGGAATTGGCTAAGTGGAGGAGGGAAGACAGTGAGATATGTGCAGGACCCAATATGCGCAGGCTGGAAAGTGGGGGACCCTTGTTATGAAACGACAAAATATTTGGTCAAACTGTACCCTCATGTAACTCAGGATGCAGATCAAATGGTAACCTAGGTGTGGCGATGGAGGAAGCGATAGGAAGAGTTTAGAAAGTTAACATGGACTGGCTCCTCGCATCTTTCATCAAAGACCCGCAAGAGTAGAATGCTGCTATTACAAAAACCGAGAGCAGATGTCACTGGCTTTGGGACCAGGCAATGGAAGAAAGCTAGGAGAACCTCAAGGAGATGGCTAGTAATAATTTGAAGGACAGTGGAGGCTGAAGAAAAGGCAACCCCTACTACGTAGTGGCGGAATGTCTGGAAACACTATCGTCTGTGGTAGCATGGAAAACAGAAAGAGTACCTAGTGAATTCATGGATGTGGCTAAGGAGGTTTTTAGATAGAATAGTGAAAGTGCCGATTGGCTTCTTCCAGCTGCCTATGGTAAAATATGAGAAGAAAGAGGTGAACCAAAGAAGGAActgctcaggggccagccctgtagcctagtggttgggtttgcacactccactttggcagcctggggtttgccagtttggctCCAGGgagcagacctggcactgctcatcaagccatgttgaggtggcatcccacatagaagaactagaagaacctacaactaggatatacaactatgtaccggtgagctttggggagaaagaaaagaggaagattggcaacagatattagctcagcaccaatcttcttcaccaaaaaaaaacaaagaagaagaagtaaCTGTTCAGTTTTTGAGCAGAATTTTAGAGGAAATATGGAAGACCTAGGACAGTCTTTCCAGCCAGCAAATGGCTTTCAAAGTAATAAATGGCCTCAGGGCAAAGGTCAAATCTAGGGCCCTGCCAATAAAAAGGGCCTGAGGGCAAAGATGAAGTCTAAAGACAGATCCCTCATGGAGACCTCAAAAAGATTTAAGGGCAAGTCTCATAGATCTTCTCAGATAAACAATACAGCTTCTATTAATTTTAGAAGTGTGCCTCTTAGATGCTTTCAGACAAGAGGGTCTTTAAAAATCATAAGGACGTTTTCTCACAGCACACTGACTGACTCTCAGTCTAAGGTGGAGAGGGGCCAGTCTCAAAGAGATTTGTAGGTGTGGCTTTTGTctaattaaatgaattataaGTTGATACACAGGAAGCCCACAACATTTTTAGGGGAATTATATCATCTtggactgaaaggaaaaaagacagctcaaaacaaaaagaagttttGGGTCTTCAACTTCCTATAAGCAGGAAGAAGCTGAGAGAGCCATTTAGCTATAGACAGAGACATTTCTTATAGCAAGGAGTTGGCTCAGAAAATGTAATCAAGAGCCTAAAGAACGGAGCCAAGAAGAACCATTTATAGGGAGCAGAACTAATCCAGAATCTGGTGGCATGTGTCTGACTCCATTTCAGAATTGCTATGAACCCAATAACCACTCTGTACCTTCAATCCACCACCACCTCCTTTTGGATAGAAGTGTTTATTGCAgttatctctctctgtctcacttttGTACATTGAATATATTGTTCACAGATCTTCAGGTCAAGGGGAGTTGTGCTTGAGGAGCGGTACTAGAGGAACTGCCCCTgggaaggcaaatccatatcCGGACCTGACTTAGACAACACGACCCTGGACTTCAAGTGGATGCCTTAAGGAGATGAGACTGTGTGGGTCTGGGGAAGGAGGTGAGCGCATTTTGCATATAGAAGGAATGTGAACTGTGGTTGCTAGAAGACAGACTATGGTATATTGTCTCCAAAGATGGTCACTGTCAATTTCATGCATGCTGCTCCTCACATTAAGAAATGGAATCTAATTCTCCTCTCCCTGAATCTGGGCCAGCATTAATGACTTACTTGATcaatagaatgcagcagaagtgatgtTCTGGGATTTCTGAGATAAATCTTGAGAAGCCTCACAGCTCCCATTTGGGCTTCTTGGGATGCTCACTTTTGGGACACTCCCTCTCAGAACCTAGCTGCCATGCTCT encodes the following:
- the S100A3 gene encoding protein S100-A3 isoform X2; translation: MARPLEQAVAAIVCTFREYAGRCGDKHKLCQAELKELLQKELPTWTPTEFRECDYNKFMSVLDTNKDCEVDFVEYVRSLACLCTYCHDYFEDGPPEPPCSQ
- the S100A3 gene encoding protein S100-A3 isoform X1, which gives rise to MASVRMARPLEQAVAAIVCTFREYAGRCGDKHKLCQAELKELLQKELPTWTPTEFRECDYNKFMSVLDTNKDCEVDFVEYVRSLACLCTYCHDYFEDGPPEPPCSQ